The genomic interval GGGGCCCGGCTGACCCCGGTGGGCGATCGCATCGTCAGCCATGCCCGCACTATTTTGCAGCAGGCCGAGGCGATCGCCCGGGAGGCCGAGCTGGCCCGAGGTCTGCAGGGGGGCCAGGTGCGAATCGCCTCCTTCCGCAGCATTGCCATTCACCTGCTGCCCGATGCGATCGCCCAGTTCAAGCAGCGCCACCCCAACATTGCCGTCAACCTGAGCGAGCATGACAACTACCTCCAGGTTGAAAAAGCCCTGCGCGAGGGCCGGGCCGATATTGGCTTTACCCTGCTGCCCGCCGCCGATGACCTCGACACCTGGGAAGTGCTCGAAAACGCCTACGTGGCCCTTTTCCCCCCCGAGTTCAAATCTGCCGGGCCGCAGATCACCTGGGCCGAAGTAGCCCACCACCCGCTGATCATGCCCCCCGCCGATCGAATCATGATGCGCGATGTCTACGACCACGTGCAGGCCCACGGCTACCAGCTCAACGTCGTCTCCGAGGTTGAAACCGACACCACCATCGTCAACCTGGTGGCCCAGGGGCTGGGGGCCACCATTCTGCCCCGGCTGGCTGCAGAGCCAATTCCAGAGCGGGTGCAGGTGTTTGACCTGCCTGTACCGCTGGTGCGGGTGATTGGAGCCGCCGTACTGGGCAACGGCCTGCACACCCCCGCTATCTACGCCTTTCTAGACGTGCTGAAATCCCTGGGCAATTCCCTGGCGGCTCCCGCCACAGCAGCGGTGGGAGCCGGCCAGTCCTGAGCCAACGACCGTGCGCGACTTGCCGACAAACGGCTTAGTCATCCCCAGCCCAGAGGTGTGATGCTAGATCCGAATCGCATGCCCCCAATTCAAAACAGGTGGCTGGCGTAGGGGCATAGGCGAAGCCAGGCCGTTTTACGGTGTTTGTCCGGCCCCACCGGAGGTCGCCAAGGCGGATTGAGCATGAATCATTCAGGTTAGGGAATTCTGACGGTGGGGCGTCGGCAGCAGGCAAAAAAAGCCCTGCCGTTGGTTGAAACAGCAGGGGCCATGTCATGTCTGGTCGAAGGATTGAGTTGATGCGTAGCCGGTCTACAGTCCGTTGCCAAACCCTTTGCTCATCTCTAGACCAAAGCGGGTGAGAGTATCTGAGGTCCAGGTATTGCCGACCGTGGTTTGGGTTGTATCCGCACCAAAACCAAATGCCCGTGCCAGCCAGTGGCCCAGTTGAGTCAGCTTTCGAGTTGTCCAGGCTTTGATCAGGGTCACAGGAGAAGCTCCAATCGCCGGAGTTGAGTTGGGGAGAGAAGTAACGGTGGTCTTGCTGGCCACTTCTGCATAGTAAAAAAACGCATCGAAGACTACAAAAAGTAGCTTGCATCTTGCCATGAGTAGCTTTCATGAAAACTCTTGTGGCGTTTTGAAAAGCCTATTCGAAATATCTCCAGGACGACCCTGGGACAGCAGCCAACCCCTGCCATAGCGTGGGTTACAGCCCCCAGGGTCCGGGCTAAACGTCGAGTCGCTGAGCCTGTTGTTCGCAACAACCATTGCGGAATTATACAAACGTTGTTGAACCTCAAAAAACACGTTAAACTGTATTTGTAAATACAGAAAATGATGCCGTTCATCCTGTCTGCCCCCTGAGAGTGCTATCGCGAACCGACAGGACGGAAGTAGAGACCCCCTCTCGAAGGAACGCGCCTCAACCACTTTTGCCTTGGGAGGCGAACAACCTATGGATACTGCTCTTGTTGCCGGACTCGAAATTATTGCCGCTGTCACCGTGATGACGGTGGTGGTCTGCCCCATGCTGCTGTGGGTGCTGCCCAACCGCAGCAACCCGGTGGGTTAACAAACTCAAGGGTCGGGTGCCTGGTGGGGAGTGCCAGCAAAACTGGCTTACAACCCCAGACCCCCGACCCCTTCAGCGCTAAACCCTAAAAAAAGGGGATGGATTAAACAATCCATCCCCTTTTTTGCATCAGACGCTCTTGCGTCAGTCTAGCGACCGGGCTGTTGCAGATAGACGGCCAGGGCATCGGCCATCACCTGGGCCATGGGCCGCCCCTCTTTGTCAGCGGTGGCCTGCAGGGTCATAAACAGATCGTGGGAGATGCTCAGCCGGTGCCGCCCTTCCTTAGTGTGGCGTGGGGTGTACTGGTCCGCTTTGTAGGTGGCGGCGAACTGGCGCAGGGCCTCAAAGCCAACGCGATCGCAGAAATCGCCAAAGCTTTCGTCCTTCTTGCGCCCGTCGCGGAAGAACACAAACAAAGGCTCCAGGGTGGTCTCGATGTCGTTGTCGTGGAGGCGCTCCAGGTAGGGGCGGGCCAGTCGGGTCTGGTTGGGCGACCCCCCCAGCCATACTTGGTACGACTCGGGGGCGCTGCCCACAAAGCCCAGTTCGGCCATGTAGGGGCGGGCGCAGCCGTTGGGGCAGCCGGTCATGCGCACCACGAAGTGCTCGTCCTGCAGGCCCAGCTTGGTCAGTAGGCCCCGCAGCCGCCCCAGCACCGTGGGCATAATTCGCTCGCTCTCGGTCACCGCCAGGCCGCACAGGGGCAGCGCCGGGCAGGCCATCGCGTAGCGCACCAGCGGGTCTAGATCGGTCTCTTTGACCACGCCGTGACGGGTGAGAATGGCTTGGATTTCGTCCCGGTCGGCGGGCTTCACCTCGTAGAACAGTACGCTCTGGTTGGGGGTGATCAGCATGGGCAGGTTGAAGCGCTGCACGATCTCCTTCAGCGCTGTTTTGAGCTGTAGCCCCTGGCGATCGAGAATGCGGCCATTTTCAACGGGGACACCCACAAACCAGTTGCCGTCGCCCTGCTCATGCCAGCCCAGGTAGTCGTAGAAGGTCCACTTGGGCAGCTTTTTGAAGGGCTTGAGCGGCTTGCCCAGGTAGGTCTCCACCTGCTGCCGAAAGCGCTCTACGCCCCAGTCGTGGATCAGGTACTTCATGCGGGCGTGGCGGCGGTTGTGGCGATCGCCGTAGTCGCGCTGGGTGGCCACGATCGCCTTCATCAGGTCGTAGACGTCGGCTTTGTCCACGTAGCCAATTTCGTCGGCGGTGCGGGCAAAGGTCTCTTCTTTGTTGTGGGTGCGGCCCAGGCCACCCCCGGCCAGCACGTTGAAGCCCTTGAGCTGCCCCGAGCGATCGGTAATCACCACCAGGGTGACATCGTGGGTGTAGGCATCGATGGAGTTGTCGCCGGGCACCGTCACCGCGCACTTGAACTTGCGCGGCATGTAGTGGGTGCCGTAGATCGGCTCGACGCTGTTGTGGACGATGGTGCCGTTGCCATTGCGCTGGCGGGCCGCCACTACATCCGGGTGCTCCTCGGCGGAGAGGAACTTCTCGCCGTCGAGCCAGATCTCGTAGTAGGCCTCGGTCTGGGGCCGCAGCAGGTCGGCGATGTTGTTGGCGTACTCCTGGGCCAGCTGGTACTCGGGCCGGTTTTTGTAGGGCGCAGGCGGAGCCATCACGTTGCGGTTGAGGTCGCCGCAGGCCCCCAGGGTAGAGCCCAGACTGCGCACGATCGCGCCAATGGTGGCCTTCAGGTTTTTCTTCAGCACCCCGTGCAGCTGAATGCCCTGGCGGGTGGTGGCCCGCAGGGTGCCGTTGCCGTACTCATCCGAGAGGCGATCGAGGGTGAGGTACAGCTCTGGCGACAGGTACCCGCCGGGATTGCGGGTCCGCAGCATCATCTGGTAGTCCTTCTCCTGGCCCTTGGCGCGGTTGTCGCGGTTGTCCTGCTGGTAGGAGCCGTGAAACTTGAGAATTTGAATTGCCGATTCAGAGAAGTGGTTGGTGTCTTGCAACAGTTCACTAGCCACGGGCTCGCGCAAAAAGTGGCTGTTTTCTTTGATCACTTCCAGCTTGGAGGGAGTTGGCCCAGGGGCAGCAGAAGTAGGCGTAGATTTGATCGGGGTCTGAACCATGGCGGCAGGCAAATAACCGTAGACAGAAAACCCCAGGCAACGACACCGCTGAAGCAGCTGTTCCCTGAAGTGAGGACAGGGGAATTCACCGATTCTCCGGTAACTCGGTCGGAATTGTGGTGAATGCCAAACTCATCCTACCATCGGATCCAAATAATCGGCCAGCTTGCCCACGGAAATTCACAGTATTAAGAGTAGTTACCCCTATGCCCCCCGAGGGGATGCCGGCGCTCAGGACCCTCACTAACCGTAACCCAAACCGCGCGAAGGGGGCCAGGGCGTTTACGATCAAACCAAGTTTCCCTAAGGTTTTATCCATGCCCGACGCCATGATGTATCAGGAAGAGATGTTCGTTGTGCTGATGCCCGGCGCAGCGGAGGAATTTCTCACCCCCGAAGAGCTGCTGGAGCGGCTGACGACCATCCTGGGCGATCGCCAGGATGACCTACCCCATGACCTCCAGCGCTTTAGCACCATCGCTGAGCAGGCCCAGCACCTGCGCGACACCGCCTGCGACCTGGAGCTAGCCCCCGGCGAAGCCATGCAGTGGTACGTAGTGCGCTTGGAAAAGTAACGAGGCTGAACCTAGTGTGGTCATTACGGTCTATTAAACCAACCGCACTTTAAAGTATTGAAGGGCTTAGCCATGAAGGTGGTTTACGACACTGAGGTCGATGTCCTACGCATTCTATTCAGCGATGCAGCGATAGAAGAAAGCGACGAAGAAAAACCTGGCACCATATTTGACTATGACGTGGCGGGGAACATCGTCGGGGTTGAGATTTTAGATGCCTCAAAACGCATAGCCAATCCACGATCGATTGAGCATGTGGTAACGGGCTAAAACAATAGAGTTTGAGTCGTAGGGTGCATTCGCGGCTGAAGTCCCCACGTTGCAAAGGTAAGATCGCTTACATAAGCTGCAATACACTGCCTACCCATTGCAAGCCTCTCAACTTACAGACTATATACCCGTCGCTAGCTTGATTGTGAGCAAAACTGTAGAGTAAGGATATAGTATCGACTAAGAATATGATGATATTCTCAAATGAAATAAATGAATGTTTTCCAAAGGGAACAAAAGTTTCTGGGACTGTTTGTCAACATCGTCAATTTGGTTTTTTTTTAAGATTTCTGGGACTGATATTTTAGGTCTTGTTGATGTAAGTGGATGTAAAAATTTGGAAACCTATCCAGAAATAGGCTCGACAATTGAAGCTGTAGTTCTACAGTTTAGGGATTCTGAAAACCCTCTTAAAAGACATTTTCGCCTAGGTGTCAATATATCTACATTGAAAGGAGCCAGGTTTCTTTGAGAAACTAAGTTTCTGACCGTGCTACGGAGCATCATCTAGATACAAACGAACAAACTCATCGGCGGCTTCTGAGTTGATTTCCCGTAATGCATCCCTAAGTTGCAAGACCATCTCAGCTCCTGGGTCGCATACCTTGTTGACCCAGCAACACACGTTCGATCGCCCAACTCCCATCTTGACGGCCACCCGGTTCTGGCTGATGCGGTAAGTCTCTAATACTTGCCGTAGTGCTTTGCCTGCTTGTCCCATGCCATTGATCCTGGCAGAAGGCTGGAGCAGGGTCAGTTCTTGATTGGAGAAGATTTCGATTTGAGGGGTCTTCTTCATTCTTCAAGATCTGGGAGTTGCTCTAATTCATTTGCCAAAGCGTTTTGAAAATCTTCTTCACAGTGGCTGTTCAAATGAATGGCTGAAGCAATTAGTTCAGCCAATATATTTGCCTTTTGATTGTCTTGTAGCTCTGGAAGCTGAAGCTGGTGAATGAGCTCAAGCACCCGGCCACATTCATCTCCTAGTTCTTGAATCAAGACATTAAGGGTTTTATCCTGAATGGCCAAATTACGAATACCCAGTTGCATGGTCATCTCCCTAGACGTTTTCTAGCCTGTCGGATTCCTTTTTCAAAAGCCAAAATTTCTGTTTCCCAATGTTGGATGAGTCCTGAGTCAGGAAAATCTTTTTGGCGTTCTTGCCTGATCTTCGATAAGTGTTCATCAATGCGTTTTTGCAAGCTCTCAATTGTTTTTCGATGTTTCTTTTTACCCATAAAGACTTAGAGACACTTTCATCATAGTGATTTCTATCGCATGTCACCCAGATATAGGCGAACAAATTCTTCGGCAGCGATGGGGTTAAGTTGTCTCAAAGCTTCCTTAATTTCAAAAATTACATCTCCGGCTGGGTCACGGAGTTCTTTTACCCAGCGGTTTACGTTAGCGCGATCGGTGCCCATCGTCACCGCCAGTTTGTTTTGGCTAATGCCGTAGGTTTCCAAAACCTGCCGTAATGCGCTGCCTGCCCTTCCCATGCCCAAATTTTGGCAGAGGGGGCTAGGCTCGTCCATGTTGCCAAAGTGTCAGCGTTCGTTTATGCTGCCAATATGTCAACGTTGTTTTCGCCATGCCACAAGCTAACCATTCACTTGCCGACGCAACTTCCCAACTTCGCCACTCTGCTTTTCTTGCTGCTATGCCACAATCCACCAATGAGCCTGTTGGAAATCGTGAACCTGTGCAGCTAATGGTAATCGGCAGCGCTCAGGGCATTGAAACCATCGTGCAAACGCTGCACCTGCGGGGCTTTGCCCACGTCAGCGAGTGGAGCGTGGCCATGCCCCACAGCTCTGGCAGACTCATGCGAGTGCTCACCCGGTGGGTCCAGCAGAAGCGCTAAAACCCCGTTCTAGCGTTGACAGCACCCTAGAACGGGGCTCAAACCTATTAGTCTGCAAAGCCAAAGGTGCCAGGCCAAAGGTGCCAGGCCAAAGGTGCCAGGCCAAAGGTGCCAGGTTAGTGGGGCTTACGGTGTAGGGTGTACGGTTCACGGCAGTCCTTGAACCGTACACCGTGTACCCTGCACCTTTAGACCGTTAGAGCCTGTCACAATCAGGTCTGCCGTCCCAGACGGGCCAGGCGGGGCACTCGCCCCAGACGCCCGGTCATCAGCCGCAGGGCCAGACGCTTCAGGGGGGGCACCGAGCCCAGCACCCACAGCCCCGTCCGCCGCAGGACCACCAGTGGCCACAGTTGATTAGAGAAGGTGCGGGTCAGCAGGTCGGTAAAGCTTAGAATGACCCAGTTCTCTACGCGTCGCCAGCGCTCGTAGCGGCGCAGCACCGCCACGCTGCCCAGGTCCTGCCCCCGCTGGTGGGCGGCGGTGAGCACCTCCGCCAGCGCCGCCGCATCGCGAATGCCCATGTTGAGCCCCTGGCCACCGACCGGGTGGCAGCTGTGGGCGGCATCCCCCACCAGGGCCAGGCGGGGCTGTACGTAGCGATCGCACTGCATCAGCTGCACTGGAAACATGGCTGGAGCGGTCAGCCGCTTCAGGTGCCCCATCTGGGTGCCGTAGCGGCGCTCTAGCTCAGCCATAAACTCGGCTTCGGGCATTGTCAAAATCGCCTCCGCCTCGGCGTGGGGAGCCGTCCACACGATCTGGCAGCGCTGACCCGGCAGGGGCAAAATGGCAAAGGGGCCGCTGGGCCAGAACCGCTCGTAGGCGGTGTTCTGGTGCGAATGCTCCGGTTCTAGCACGGTGGTGATACAGGACTGGCGGTAGCGCCAGCCAACGCTGCCAATGCCCGCCCGCTGCCGCAGCAGCGACCCTTTGCCATCGGCGGCGACAAACAGGGGCGATCGCACCGCAATTTTCCCGTCGGGCAAACTCACCTCGGCAACCATTCCTGCACCCTGCTCGTAGGTTGCGCCCAGGCTGGCCGAGCAGAGGTAGTGAATGTTGGGAGCAGCGGCGATCGCCCCTTGCAGCGCGGCCATTAGCACCCCGTGCTCGGCCCCGTAATACACGGCATCGGTGCCCAGGTCGGTGGGTAAAAACTGCACCACCCGACCGTAGTCCCCGTCGGAGAGCTGCACTTTGTCAAAGTGGCAAATGTGCGGCCCGATCTGGGGCCACAGCCCCAGGCCCTTAAAAATATCGGCTGAGGTCAGTGAAAAGGCGTAGGCCCGCTGCCGGGAAGCGGCCCCCGCCGCCGTTTGGGCTTCGATCACCGCCACCTGCAGGCCGCTGGGGGCCAGCGTTGCCGCCAGAGTCAGCCCCACAATGCCGCCGCCGACAATGGCCACATCGACCGCCAGTTCAGAGCGTAGATCCGCCGGGCGATCGGCGGAGACCGGAGAGCGAAAGTGAGGAGTGGTAGCGGTCATAGGGGCAGGGTTCACCGTGGCTATAGATCTATTCTGGCCCCATGATCTATCAGAAATCAAGGCTAGCCAGGGCAATGGCGAGGTTCGGATCGGCGGTTGAAAGGAGTTTCCCCAACGGTGGGCAATGCCTAATCCTGACCATACAACAGGTCCATATCCGGGGCTTCTGTGCAGTAGAAGTGCACCCAGACGTAGGCGTGTTGAAACAGGGCCACCGCCAGGGCCGCCTG from Leptolyngbya sp. KIOST-1 carries:
- a CDS encoding chlororespiratory reduction protein 7, giving the protein MPDAMMYQEEMFVVLMPGAAEEFLTPEELLERLTTILGDRQDDLPHDLQRFSTIAEQAQHLRDTACDLELAPGEAMQWYVVRLEK
- the sir gene encoding sulfite reductase, ferredoxin dependent is translated as MVQTPIKSTPTSAAPGPTPSKLEVIKENSHFLREPVASELLQDTNHFSESAIQILKFHGSYQQDNRDNRAKGQEKDYQMMLRTRNPGGYLSPELYLTLDRLSDEYGNGTLRATTRQGIQLHGVLKKNLKATIGAIVRSLGSTLGACGDLNRNVMAPPAPYKNRPEYQLAQEYANNIADLLRPQTEAYYEIWLDGEKFLSAEEHPDVVAARQRNGNGTIVHNSVEPIYGTHYMPRKFKCAVTVPGDNSIDAYTHDVTLVVITDRSGQLKGFNVLAGGGLGRTHNKEETFARTADEIGYVDKADVYDLMKAIVATQRDYGDRHNRRHARMKYLIHDWGVERFRQQVETYLGKPLKPFKKLPKWTFYDYLGWHEQGDGNWFVGVPVENGRILDRQGLQLKTALKEIVQRFNLPMLITPNQSVLFYEVKPADRDEIQAILTRHGVVKETDLDPLVRYAMACPALPLCGLAVTESERIMPTVLGRLRGLLTKLGLQDEHFVVRMTGCPNGCARPYMAELGFVGSAPESYQVWLGGSPNQTRLARPYLERLHDNDIETTLEPLFVFFRDGRKKDESFGDFCDRVGFEALRQFAATYKADQYTPRHTKEGRHRLSISHDLFMTLQATADKEGRPMAQVMADALAVYLQQPGR
- a CDS encoding FAD-dependent hydroxylase translates to MTATTPHFRSPVSADRPADLRSELAVDVAIVGGGIVGLTLAATLAPSGLQVAVIEAQTAAGAASRQRAYAFSLTSADIFKGLGLWPQIGPHICHFDKVQLSDGDYGRVVQFLPTDLGTDAVYYGAEHGVLMAALQGAIAAAPNIHYLCSASLGATYEQGAGMVAEVSLPDGKIAVRSPLFVAADGKGSLLRQRAGIGSVGWRYRQSCITTVLEPEHSHQNTAYERFWPSGPFAILPLPGQRCQIVWTAPHAEAEAILTMPEAEFMAELERRYGTQMGHLKRLTAPAMFPVQLMQCDRYVQPRLALVGDAAHSCHPVGGQGLNMGIRDAAALAEVLTAAHQRGQDLGSVAVLRRYERWRRVENWVILSFTDLLTRTFSNQLWPLVVLRRTGLWVLGSVPPLKRLALRLMTGRLGRVPRLARLGRQT
- a CDS encoding DUF2283 domain-containing protein; this encodes MKVVYDTEVDVLRILFSDAAIEESDEEKPGTIFDYDVAGNIVGVEILDASKRIANPRSIEHVVTG
- a CDS encoding helix-turn-helix transcriptional regulator, with the translated sequence METYGISQNKLAVTMGTDRANVNRWVKELRDPAGDVIFEIKEALRQLNPIAAEEFVRLYLGDMR
- a CDS encoding helix-turn-helix transcriptional regulator, yielding MKKTPQIEIFSNQELTLLQPSARINGMGQAGKALRQVLETYRISQNRVAVKMGVGRSNVCCWVNKVCDPGAEMVLQLRDALREINSEAADEFVRLYLDDAP
- a CDS encoding LysR family transcriptional regulator — translated: MRDNTQNQMKLSQLRILVAVADQQTFSDAALHLDMSQSAVSHSISALEDHLGVVLFSRGRHGARLTPVGDRIVSHARTILQQAEAIAREAELARGLQGGQVRIASFRSIAIHLLPDAIAQFKQRHPNIAVNLSEHDNYLQVEKALREGRADIGFTLLPAADDLDTWEVLENAYVALFPPEFKSAGPQITWAEVAHHPLIMPPADRIMMRDVYDHVQAHGYQLNVVSEVETDTTIVNLVAQGLGATILPRLAAEPIPERVQVFDLPVPLVRVIGAAVLGNGLHTPAIYAFLDVLKSLGNSLAAPATAAVGAGQS